AATTTACTGCTTTTTAATTTGCACAAACAATTACAAATTGATGAAAAACTGAGTTTTTTTCTGTTGAAATTTGTGTCTGTGTGTGCAGGGAGAAATGCAGAAACTGAAAGATAAACTGGCTGTTTCAGAGAGAACAGCTAAGGCTGAATCACAGCTAAAGGTGGATGAGTATATTATTAGTCTTGTGGTGCAAGTAAGTGTAGTTTCTAATGCTTCTAAGTGATCTAATACAGGAGAGGTTGAAGCTGAGGCTGAAAACCATAGAAGATGGCTTGAAGTGTCTAAACATGTTATCGGTCTCTCCAACAACTACAAAAGCTGAAAAGTCTGGCAAGATTTTAGGATTCTTGACTAGTGGTGGTGGTGGATCAAAGAAACGATCTACTTCTCAGCCAAGAGGCTCACTTACTGGTAGAATCCATGCTTTAAATCAGCCGATCAACAGAGGTGAAGAAAGAGATGGAAAAGAGAACTCAAAGGTTACATCAAACGGAGTAACTAATGTGGATGAAGAAGAAGAAGAACAACAAAGGAAAGCTGAGGAAGATGGAAATGAAGATATGGTTTCAGGGTTCTTGTATGACAGGCTTCAGAAGGAAGTAATTTCTCTAAGGAAAATCTGTGAGAGTAAAGAGGGTACTATAAATGCCAAAAATGAGGAAATCAAGGTACACTGCACCTTCTTGTGCTTGTATCATCTCTTTGACAATATGAAACCTTACTTAATTGGAAGTTAATATGCATATGTACACAGATGTTGTTGAAGAAGGTGCATGCTCTAACAAAAGCAATTGAAGTGGAGACAAAGAAGGCAAAGAGGGAAGCTGCGGCGAGAGAAAAGGAGAACGCATTGGCGATCTTGAATGAAGAGTCAAAACGATGCAGAAAGGCAAACTTACGGAGAAGGTTTGTATCAGTGTCTTTTGAGAAATAGAAACAGTTAAAACATCGAGACAAAGTTTATATTTATGTGTGCTATGATGATATGTTGTGCAGCCGTGTACACAAGCCATGTTGAATATCATGTCCAGTAGAGGAACAAGATGCTTCTGGGAAGGAAGATATCAAAAGAATATGGTCTTAACTTCGGTGTACATACTATAAGAAAATGAAACTGAAGCTTCAATTAAAGAAGAGATGTGTGTGTTTGTTATCTCGTTTGGATTGTAAATTATGTTTTTAAGATACTGAAGCAATACTACTTATCTCTCTTCTCCTATCACCTTGTTGAGTGATTAGCAATTATCATGACAATCTAAAAGTAAATCATAGTCTTCCCAATACAAGCAAAAAGATTTGAGAATGAAGTAAACATTATATACAAAAATAGACTAAGTTCTCTTTCTCTCAATAAGAGAGAAGGAACCATATAGAAAAATATCAAACATCAATCTAAAATCTCTATTTACATGGACCTCTGTGTAAGGTAATGTTGCCTGCTGTGTAGACTCGCAAACCGTTGGATGAGGAAACGAGTTTAATGCCTCTTTGAGTCTTGGTGGGAGAGCATTGATATGGTTTAGGAACAGAGAGTGGTTTGATGGAACAAGCCTTTTCTAGGTCATGAATTGCATGGAGATGAGAAGGAAGATCAATGGTGAATTGTCCCAACGCATTTGTGACAGCTTTGATCCATTTAGATCTCTTCCTATATCCAGTGTGGCACTTGATGCCAACTGTAGCACCTATATGTATAAGAAGTGAGAAGAGACTAACACCATGACATGGACTAATCTACTCATTGCTACTTGTTTACAATACTTACCAGGAATAGGTGAGGAGGAAGAAGAGAGAAGAGATGCAGTGACAAGGACGGAGGAGAGTTTGTCTTCGCCGTAGCCAGCCATCTCCACCATCTCCTTTCTGCTCCATCTCATTATATCCCCAGCTGCTTCACCCAAAGCCAACATGAATACCAAAGTCAAGCTGCTACATAATAAGAACCTCATCTCCATTTTTCAAAACTTTATAATATGCAAACAACTAGGATTAAAGGATATGTAAATGGAACAAGCAAGCATGTGTGTGTATATATATATATATATATATAGACCCACAAAGATGATGGATTGGTTTGTATTAAAATTTTAAGGATATGATGCCCTTAAGTTATTTTTTTATATAAATTAGAAAGGCTAAAACATCTTCCTTCATTTGACATTTATCTTCTCTGGTCAATTTGGCAGACTTTTTAATATATATCTCTTTATTTTGTTTGTCTAATCTTTGTTTCTTTCTAGATTTTCTTAATAATATGTTTGATCAATGTTTGATCAATATGGTTATGCGACGTTTCTTCTTTTAAGTTTGGAGGGATGGTCAAACCTGCCCCAACTGTTTTTCTTTTCTTCCAGACATTTGTAGCTTTTGAACAAAGACATTATCAATTTATTTTCTTCGTTTTTTTTGGAGGGATTTTGGTGGGTTGGTTATCAGTTAAATACAA
This sequence is a window from Brassica oleracea var. oleracea cultivar TO1000 chromosome C1, BOL, whole genome shotgun sequence. Protein-coding genes within it:
- the LOC106292171 gene encoding uncharacterized protein LOC106292171, giving the protein MEMRFLLCSSLTLVFMLALGEAAGDIMRWSRKEMVEMAGYGEDKLSSVLVTASLLSSSSSPIPGATVGIKCHTGYRKRSKWIKAVTNALGQFTIDLPSHLHAIHDLEKACSIKPLSVPKPYQCSPTKTQRGIKLVSSSNGLRVYTAGNITLHRGPCK